In Deinococcus yavapaiensis KR-236, a genomic segment contains:
- a CDS encoding MerR family DNA-binding transcriptional regulator: MADGGRNRPVYVISVAAELVDMHPQTLRLYERKGLIRPGRSSGKTRLYS; this comes from the coding sequence ATGGCTGACGGCGGCAGGAATCGTCCCGTGTACGTGATTTCCGTGGCGGCGGAACTCGTGGACATGCATCCCCAGACGTTGCGGTTGTACGAACGCAAGGGACTGATCCGCCCCGGACGGTCGAGCGGCAAGACCCGCCTGTACTCGGA
- the lysS gene encoding homocitrate synthase — MSDAAPLVPAASWAIIDSTLREGEQFARANFSSSDKVEIARALDAFGVEFIEVTTPMASPQSERDARTLAGLGLNARVITHVRCAMEDARRAIDTGVQGLDLLFGTSSFLREFSHGKSIDQIIDAAREVISYVKSQGVTVRFSAEDTFRSEEADLLAVYRAVDEVGVDRVGLADTVGVATPRQVYALVREIRRVVSCDIEFHGHNDTGCAVANAYEAIEGGATHIDTTILGIGERNGITPLGGFLARMFSMDPGGLMDKYRLDMLPDLDNMIARMVGLPIPWNNYLTGEFAYNHKAGMHLKAIYLNPGAYEAIPPQVFGVGRTLQVGSRVTGKHAVAHKARELGLHFGEDALRRVTDHIKALADHGELDDSHLEKVLREWVRA, encoded by the coding sequence ATGTCGGACGCCGCCCCCCTCGTTCCCGCCGCCTCGTGGGCCATCATCGACTCGACTTTGCGCGAAGGCGAGCAGTTCGCCCGCGCCAACTTCTCCAGCAGCGACAAAGTCGAGATCGCGCGGGCGCTCGACGCGTTCGGCGTGGAATTCATCGAGGTCACCACGCCGATGGCGAGCCCGCAAAGCGAGCGCGACGCGCGTACTCTCGCCGGACTCGGCTTGAACGCCCGCGTCATCACCCACGTTCGCTGCGCCATGGAAGACGCGCGCCGCGCCATCGACACGGGCGTGCAGGGCCTCGACCTCCTCTTCGGCACGTCCAGCTTCCTGCGTGAGTTCAGCCACGGCAAGAGCATCGATCAGATCATCGACGCGGCGCGCGAAGTCATCTCGTACGTCAAAAGCCAAGGCGTCACCGTACGCTTCTCCGCCGAGGACACCTTTCGCTCGGAGGAAGCCGATCTGCTCGCCGTGTACCGCGCTGTCGACGAAGTCGGCGTGGACCGCGTCGGACTCGCCGACACCGTGGGAGTCGCCACGCCGCGCCAAGTGTACGCCCTCGTGCGCGAAATTCGGCGCGTCGTCTCGTGCGACATCGAGTTCCACGGCCACAACGACACGGGCTGCGCCGTGGCCAACGCTTACGAAGCGATCGAAGGCGGCGCGACGCACATCGACACGACGATCCTCGGCATCGGTGAGCGCAACGGCATCACGCCCCTCGGCGGCTTCCTCGCGCGCATGTTCTCGATGGATCCCGGCGGCCTCATGGACAAGTACCGCCTCGACATGCTGCCCGACCTCGACAACATGATCGCACGAATGGTCGGCCTTCCGATTCCGTGGAACAACTACCTCACGGGCGAGTTCGCGTACAACCACAAGGCGGGCATGCACCTCAAGGCCATCTACCTCAACCCCGGAGCGTACGAGGCCATTCCGCCGCAGGTGTTCGGCGTGGGCCGCACCCTGCAAGTCGGCAGCCGCGTCACGGGCAAGCATGCCGTCGCCCATAAGGCGCGCGAGCTCGGCCTGCACTTCGGCGAGGACGCCTTGCGGCGCGTCACCGATCACATCAAGGCCCTCGCCGATCACGGCGAGCTCGACGACTCGCACTTGGAAAAGGTGCTTCGGGAATGGGTCCGGGCGTGA